GACTGCACGGCAATGAAAAGAcgaaaaaataatgataataattaatttattgtacatttatttaaaaagtCATAAGGCCAATTACAGGGAAACTGCTTCTCTTTTTTGCttcttgttgctttttgcctttcgcttttttttttgttcatttgttCGATTCCCTTAATTGAGAAATTGCGGAAATgcggaaaataataattaaaaataagccCAAAAACGGTGGACCGTTCAAAGGGATCGGAAAACGCTGTCCTGGCCCGCTCCAAGGAACAAATTAAAGTGTCcgcgaaccgaaccgaaccgaaccgtgCAGCAAAATGGGGAAGAACCTTGGAACTCTCGAGCCAAAGGCcggaaacatttttattttatgcacATCGTGcaataatttttctttttcttgtttcatttttccccctgccccagccccagccccatccgcAGACCCCTTCCCTGCCATCGCCTTTCACCGTTTTCCCGCCACGCGTTtttcttcttcgtttttttttttttttttaattgttgatGTTTTCCCTCGGCATtgcattgttgttgcagtggcGATTTTTCCTTTCGCATggctataatttatttaacatttttgcGGCAGTTTAAAGCGAGAACCATGGCAGCGACACGGAGAAACAGAGACCCACGTGTCCGTCCGCAGCGACacgcagagaaagagacagcaacatcgacatcgacagcGAGTGAATCGAGTGCCGACTGCagtttgcaaatttaattcaattttatttgaatgATTTTCGATCAATCACAAATCGGCAGAGCCGCAGTACAAGCACGGAATCATTATAAGGATTATAATTGTGAGAGGAGGCTAAAGAGCCATCAAATGCACGCCGACATTCGACCCCCTTGTGGGGGTCATTAACCCTAAAAGTTCGGGGAATTGCCTCAAGCCGATGAATGTTTAAAGAAAACACTTTACGGATAAATGGGAGTGCTTCTTCAACCACCGATCGGCAGCAACAGAGAGCGTGAAATTATATGGAGGAAAGGGCAACAAACATATGAAAGGAACACCCAGAGAATCTTTCCTACGATTAGGTCTAGGGTGTCCCTCCTATAGGCAGGCCATAGGGATCTAACATTTGAATCCTGCACACATGAAGCATGGGAAGCATCGATTCTCATGGGAAAAGGTCACTTAAGAATCCACTTGAGATCACAGAAAGAGCAAAGGTCATAAACTAGTCAATTTTTCACttgaaaatgaattaaatatGATCCTCCCTTCGGCCTGCTACCCTCATGATAGGAGGTCCATTTTATGGATATAGTCCTAGCTGAATGCAAAAATATCTCGGGAAAACTCCTGTAGTGGGGGCCTGGccactgtttctgttttctgtgaatcattaaaatatatatgcatatttttctctgggtctgggcttgGGCAGCTCTTTGTTTTCGTGCATTTTCAGTACcgttttttccccattttccccGAAAGGGCCAAAAGGGAAAACGggaaaaggcaaaagaaaacgGGGAAAAAGGCAGGGACAAGGCAAGGGAATGCGCAATCATTCGCCTCCATCTGATACTCCATCATGAGTGCATATGAATGCAGGGCACATATCACTCACTTCGAAGTGCTCTCAAATCTATAATTTGTTACTTTTCAAGTATCTTTTTGAATGGAAATATCCCCATTCCCATATTGTAAATCGAATGTCTTGGGAGCGCTTGTTACCCTGTGATTATTATTTCTCCAAGGATACGCTTGAGAGGGAATGCGAGGTGTGTTCTTTGGGTTTTCAGAAAGAAAAGCTTAAATTGCATTTCCCTCACGGCAGCTTTTGCTCCTTCCcgtcccttcccttcccttcccttcccttcccttgcCTCCTCTCATACCTCCATTTCCtttcgcctcgcctcgcctcgcctcgcttcgttttttatttcattttctttcactTAAAACATTTCCCATTCAgctgctgtctctgtctggccATCGTCTGTACACCtttcgctctgtctctggccatctctctctctctctctctctctctctgtctctctctctgtgtctttCTGCTTTTGATGCCagtgtatttgtatttgtttttggttaaACGGTTTTcggctttgcttttgctgttgttgttgcttctttttATCCGTTGTAGCATTTTCAAGTAATTTTTCACGCATTTCTGTGGCTGCTTTGCGCCTCATTTTTCACGCCTGTCCATGTGTgcctgtccctctctctctctctctctttctctttcactcactctctgtgtctctctctcgcgcgcgctctgcctctctgtgcGAGAGTGTGTGTTAAGCTGCTTAAATGTTTTTGTCGCTTCCTTTAGCAACATTGCTATTTTTTAATACCCATTACCCGCCGCGTCCAAGAGGGGATATTATCATTTTCCAAACGAGATAATCTCGAAATTATTCTTCAAAAGAAATCGTGTATGACTCATTCTACGGCGAGAACATTGGAATGGTTCTGGCTGcgcacccccccccccctcccccgctgCCCCCAGCCCATTCCCCTTCAATAAACATCGGCAGCCACATAAACAAAGTCACAACAGGCGACGgctctgcctgcctgctgatCGCGCCCCTCTTTGCAAATCAGCAGAAAATTTCACTCACATTTCACTCGACGATCAATTACATACTCGCACTCGTGCATGCTCTGACGATGGAGGCTCCAATTACCTCTCAGTCTCTTTcagggctctctctctctctctctctctctctctctctctcacaagAGCACCAAGAGTCGGTTCTGTGCTCATTCTCGCAGCAGGAAACAGCAGACACCGAGTGCTGGAGAGGCAAGCAGTGCactgcccctctctctctctctctctctgtctctctctgtctctctctccctctcgttATGAAATACAGATTAAATTTGGTCGCCTTCTGAGTTGCTTGGCGATAAGTTCGATTCAGTTGCCATATGAAATTCTCGACATGACGGCCGTCCAGCGCGCACTCTTATCGTAGTTTATGATTAAATGAATGAATACTCGCGTTTAAACATTCTCTAGAGGTCATCGCGACTAAGAAACTGTATTAGTTCGAAGTGAAATTGCagtattttatatatgtatgtggtaTTAATTTTGTGATTCCCCGAAAAGACCCATCCGCCCGGGGGTATTCGCACAGTCGCTCCCTTTCTGTGGCTATCTGTGagtgtttctgttgctgcttttcAGCATTTACAACActtaaattgtaaataatgCCGATTTGGTTAGCCCCAAAGAGAGACAGCAAGGGGCAGAGAGTGGAGggtaggggggagggggggtgagAGGCAAAACCTCGGCATTCACTTTTCGAGTGTGTAATGGCCAAAGCCACTTGCCTTTGTCAACAAATTTGCGTTTAAATGGCTCATGTGACTGCCAGGCACACAGCCACCATGGTGCCGCCCCGCCCCGTACCGCCCCGTACCGCCCATCCAGCGAGTGGTGGTATCCATCCTTTCTTTTGTTCTTTGCGATTCGGatttaatgtatttttaaattatgttGATTTCTTTCGCTCTGGCCTGCGCGCACATCAGCGGAGTAAAGGAGGATAATCTTCTCCTTTCTCCTGTCTTCCCGCTCCGCCAGGAGACGGCCGAAACAGAGGACTAGAACTGGAGACAGGCTGaactgagtgtgtgtgtggcgctCTTTCTCTTAATTGGCTTTTCATTTTGCGGAGAATGGGATTTGGCCTTGGGCTGTGTCGCAGCATGAGGCATTAATCAACACTGGCTTAAGCCACACGAATGACTGATGGAAGCAGTTCTGCCACAATTTTCTAAGAACAAAATTGTTAAGCTGGCAGCACTGGATGGAAGGCACATATATCCCTTAGTTCCTTAGTTCAAGTTAAAGTTAAAGTTCCTTACTTTTGACCCAACAACATAACCTAAAACTTGTTCCAATATTTACATGAATGTATAGAAGAATCACCATGAATCTGCACAATTTTATGGTAGCATTTTTGAATGAATTCTGCGCGAAATTCAAATGGCCGTTGGCCACGTACGAAGTGCTTCCGAAGCGCAATGGCTTTTTTTGTATGCTGAAGTTCAAAGATGTGTCTACCACTGGCGAGGGTAACGTAACAACATGGTTGCAAGAATGCTGTTGCACGCTCATCACGGTTTCTTTCAGGCGCCTCGAAGAACATGGCCAAACAGGTGGCGGCTCTGTGCATGTGGAAGAAGATACTCAAGATACCGGTGATCAGTGCCATCCTGAACCAGTCCGATGCCTCGCTGATGATGGCCACCAGCGCCCTTGCCTTGTTCGGGGAGGACTATTTGCTGAGCCTTAAGCAGCGCAAGAAGCTGCGCGACCTTCTGGTCCTCGTGGCGGCCAACATGGAAGGCGAGCCACTTGCCATCGCAGAGCCCATCGCAGAGCGCATCGTAGAACCCATCGCAGAGTCCATCCCCACTCCAGCGAGCCTTGGAATCTACGAACTGCCGTATCCGGATGTCGAACCTGTTGTGAAGTATATGACTGAGGCAAAGGTACCTCCTCTTGTGCACGTCAGACCCAAGCCATCCACCATCCGAAAGAAAGCTCCAGAGAGCCTGGGACACAACGGGAGTCCGTATCCGTATGAGGAGGCTGCTGAGAAGACAGTCGGCGAAAATTCTCTCAAGCTGGATCCTCATTACGGGCGAAATATACCCGACCCCGGCTCCACCTCATATGGCATGCGCACCCACCTCTTGCAAgatgattatttttataaatttcccaaagATCTCAAAGAGGCTGCTTTTAGGGTCATCAACTCCAAGGACTTTGAGACCAGGAAGGAACAGGCCGAGGCCCTGCTGGCCGCCTTGCAGCTAAACTACACCTTGGCCCCGGTGGCGTGCAAGAGCACCAAGGATCCGCTCGTCTCATTGAAGCTCCACTGTGATTATAATGGGCTGTTTATAGACCAAAAGAGCAACATATATAACCATATCATCGAGTACCTCGCCGATATGCTAAGCTAAAAGCAAAAGACAGCAAAAAAGGACTGTATCCAAGACAAGGAGACCCCTAAGAAGGATGTATTTTTTTACTGTATCATGTAGAAGGCTCTCAGgaataaaaaaatttcaaataaatcttCATAGAAATTAATTTGAGGCCATTCTCCGGCTATAATAGTGATTATTTCCTTGTGATATGAGACTGAGAGACAGACGGAAATTAGCTCAAAAATGTATACGTATAGTGTGGCAGATGGCACATGCCCCTCTTTGATTGTAGGGTACCAGAAGTCAATTATGCAATGCTTTCGATGCTGGCTTTTCGGTTGAggagatgcgatgcgatgcgatgcgatgcgactCGATTCGATGgcaaaataatatttaaatgaaaaccaaaaggCAAAATCAATGTCACAATCAAAAGTTGCATAAataaagctctctctctctttctctctctctatgtgtctctctctcgctctggcccGTGCCCCCTGCTCCGTGCTTCTTGCCTCTTCTGTGCTGCTTCTGTTATACATAGATTGGCATTCCCGTCTGGCCTGTCCGCAATATCCACTGTCTGTTACGGTGTCAGCAGCcatttacaatttacaatttacattttttttcagAGTTTTTACGTTAACGTTTACATAATTCAGGCAATAAGCGCCGCTCGAAACAAGTTTTGTAAGCCAgaaaggcaggcaggcaggcaggcaggcagccccGCTGAGGCGGCACAAAAGAAAGTGAAATCGAAAGAAGAAATTTaacacatatactcgtatttagtAGGTACATATATTGAACGATACACAGAGTATAGGATGGATTGATTACGAGGGGAGTTGGATGCAAATAAAAGTAGGCGGATAGGCAAATaaacgaaagcaaaagttGACCATGAAaatctctctgtgtgtgacagagacaggcagacagatcAGATTTGCATATTCATGAAGTTCATGAATCTGGCAGATACATATTTCCGATATCCGTGTGTATCCGCGAGGTATGTAAATGTGTGCCGCTTGCTCTGCCGcttgctctgcctctggctgaATCGTTAATTAGTATGAGCAACTATCTGCAAAAGCTGCCGCTAATCAAGTTGGAGGTCAGTCCGGCAGTTGCCGATTACGTAAAAGGAAGAGCGATGCGGCCTGGCTGGAGATGAGAGTCCaagtgcccccccccccacccccacggCCAGGACAGCGCTGACCTTGCACAGCGgctgggtgggggtggggggtaaaACCAGTTGGACAGACTGCCAGACGAGATGCCATCATCTTCCATGTTACCTAATTCGATGTCGTACAGGAAGCAGACCTCGCAGGCACTCcactcagagagagagagagagacgggtgtgtaggggggtgggggggggggggctttcTTTTGGCTTTATTTCGCTGGCAATCGAAACACGAACACACAGTAACAAAAAActgaccacaaaacaaaaaaataatgatataGGGgtatatgtactcgtatatggACTCGCAACGAATGCGGAAACGCTAGCCAGATGGTGTGTGGCGACTCCTTCTGCTGCCCAGGACACTTACCGTTCACACTAGCCACAATGAGCAGCGTTGCAGCGACTAGACAATGCTGCAGTTGCATCTTGAAGCTTCCACAcaccgattcgattcgatacGATTCGATTCTGTCTTGGGCGGTCTTTGCAACGTGGTATCGATTCAACAGCGGtctcgattcgattcgaacTCGATTCGAGCGAAACAGCGGGAGAGCGAGACAGAACGAGAGGgcgagcgagggagagagagacgtcCGCCGCGAGCAAATGCAAACCGCCAACTGATCGAAGACTTGGGCCAACAAATTGCAAGAAGCCAACACTTGAGTGGCCAGCCACTTGGCCAAGTTAGAGCCGCAGAGCACTCGCTGGATGAGTGGCTTCGAGAGCAGCCAGAGATGCTCTCTGGGAACACAGATGGGAAAAAAGGCTAGAAAACTGCTGTGGAAAATAGCTAGAAGACAGAAAAAAGTGCCCGCAAAACGGCGCATGGAGAAGGTAAGCATTGAACTCCTTGGATTGTCTTCTTAGTACCTTTTGCTGCTACTTAAGTCCAGAATTTTGTACCTTTGAAGCATTCAGTAATCGAAACGCTTCCAGCCAAAACCCACAGCTCTGATCGGCGTTCGATGGATCGTTCGAGTGCGGAGCTCGGCAAACAAACTCAATTCACTTTCAACTGGAACTGGTATTGGGCTGggggctctgtctctgctccgtctacgtctccgtctccgtctctatCTGGGCAATATGGCTGGATTCGTTGGCGTTTCAGTCTGCAGCCGGTTTGAGCCGAGTCGGAGCTGGGCTGTGCTG
The sequence above is a segment of the Drosophila pseudoobscura strain MV-25-SWS-2005 chromosome X, UCI_Dpse_MV25, whole genome shotgun sequence genome. Coding sequences within it:
- the LOC6899308 gene encoding uncharacterized protein isoform X1, translating into MYRRITMNLHNFMVAFLNEFCAKFKWPLATYEVLPKRNGFFCMLKFKDVSTTGEGASKNMAKQVAALCMWKKILKIPVISAILNQSDASLMMATSALALFGEDYLLSLKQRKKLRDLLVLVAANMEGEPLAIAEPIAERIVEPIAESIPTPASLGIYELPYPDVEPVVKYMTEAKVPPLVHVRPKPSTIRKKAPESLGHNGSPYPYEEAAEKTVGENSLKLDPHYGRNIPDPGSTSYGMRTHLLQDDYFYKFPKDLKEAAFRVINSKDFETRKEQAEALLAALQLNYTLAPVACKSTKDPLVSLKLHCDYNGLFIDQKSNIYNHIIEYLADMLS
- the LOC6899308 gene encoding uncharacterized protein isoform X2, with the protein product MNLHNFMVAFLNEFCAKFKWPLATYEVLPKRNGFFCMLKFKDVSTTGEGASKNMAKQVAALCMWKKILKIPVISAILNQSDASLMMATSALALFGEDYLLSLKQRKKLRDLLVLVAANMEGEPLAIAEPIAERIVEPIAESIPTPASLGIYELPYPDVEPVVKYMTEAKVPPLVHVRPKPSTIRKKAPESLGHNGSPYPYEEAAEKTVGENSLKLDPHYGRNIPDPGSTSYGMRTHLLQDDYFYKFPKDLKEAAFRVINSKDFETRKEQAEALLAALQLNYTLAPVACKSTKDPLVSLKLHCDYNGLFIDQKSNIYNHIIEYLADMLS